A genomic region of uncultured Paludibaculum sp. contains the following coding sequences:
- the nrfH gene encoding cytochrome c nitrite reductase small subunit encodes MKEKGAITPLLLGIPLGLLMGVGVYTFGYARGASYLTDDPKACANCHVMRDQYEGWMKSSHRKAAVCNDCHTPHGFLPKYFTKALNGFHHSLAFTSGRFPDDIQITARNHKVAEEACMKCHEDITDGIRSTRHRKDDIACTTCHRNVGHQH; translated from the coding sequence ATGAAAGAAAAGGGCGCGATTACCCCGTTGCTGCTAGGTATTCCCCTGGGCTTGCTGATGGGCGTGGGCGTCTACACGTTTGGCTATGCTCGCGGCGCTTCTTACCTGACCGACGATCCCAAGGCCTGCGCGAACTGCCATGTGATGCGCGATCAATACGAAGGCTGGATGAAGTCGAGCCACCGCAAGGCTGCCGTCTGCAACGACTGCCACACGCCGCACGGTTTTCTCCCGAAGTATTTCACCAAGGCCCTGAACGGCTTCCATCACTCTCTGGCCTTCACCTCCGGACGCTTCCCCGACGACATCCAGATCACCGCGCGCAACCACAAGGTGGCCGAAGAGGCATGCATGAAATGCCACGAGGACATCACCGACGGCATCCGCTCAACACGCCACAGAAAAGACGATATCGCCTGCACGACCTGCCACCGCAACGTCGGTCATCAGCATTGA
- a CDS encoding ammonia-forming cytochrome c nitrite reductase subunit c552 has translation MSANNSKKALILAILFTASVTVAITALLVNIFEHKQESRNAFFRVVELTDETDDPAVWGKNFPLQYDDYKRTVDQTRTRYGGSEALPHAPSQADPRSVVSQSKIDEDKRLKTMWAGYAFSVDFREERGHSYMLDDQRYTKRVTEFKQPGTCLNCHASTYNIYKKLGDGDIFKGFDKLNHTPYLEATKLAKHPVSCIDCHEPKTMQLRITRPAFIEGIRAYKASQGVQNYDVNTMASAQEMRSFVCGQCHVEYHFKGDEKRLTFPWKNGLKAENMYAYYEEIKFKDWTHKETGAPVLKAQHPEFEFWNQGIHARSGVACADCHMPYKREGGTKVSDHWVRSPLLNINRACQGCHHFPEEEMKARVEQIQARFHESRDVAMDALMALIEDTKKLREAGATDDQLKDAWAAQRKAQFFIDLVEAENSGGFHAPGESLRVLTQALDTIRKGQLSLRGITVVKKAEAAVRRKAGQGD, from the coding sequence ATGTCTGCCAACAATTCCAAAAAAGCGCTCATCCTCGCCATTCTCTTTACCGCCAGTGTCACGGTCGCAATTACCGCCCTGCTGGTGAACATCTTCGAGCACAAACAGGAGTCGAGGAATGCCTTCTTCCGCGTCGTCGAGCTGACCGATGAGACGGACGACCCGGCAGTCTGGGGCAAGAACTTCCCGCTGCAGTACGACGACTACAAGCGCACGGTGGATCAGACCCGGACCCGATACGGCGGCAGCGAGGCCCTGCCGCATGCGCCCAGTCAAGCCGACCCGCGCTCCGTCGTCTCGCAGAGCAAGATCGACGAGGATAAACGTCTGAAGACCATGTGGGCCGGCTACGCCTTCTCAGTGGACTTCCGTGAGGAGCGTGGCCACTCCTACATGCTGGACGATCAGCGCTATACCAAGCGCGTGACCGAGTTCAAGCAGCCCGGCACATGCCTGAACTGCCACGCCTCCACCTATAACATCTACAAGAAGTTGGGCGACGGCGACATCTTCAAGGGCTTCGACAAGCTGAACCACACACCTTACCTGGAAGCGACGAAGCTGGCCAAGCACCCCGTGAGCTGCATCGACTGCCACGAGCCCAAAACCATGCAACTGCGCATCACCCGGCCTGCTTTCATCGAGGGGATCCGCGCCTACAAAGCCTCGCAGGGCGTTCAGAACTATGACGTGAACACCATGGCCTCGGCCCAGGAGATGCGGAGCTTTGTCTGCGGGCAATGCCACGTCGAATACCACTTCAAGGGCGACGAGAAGCGCCTCACCTTCCCCTGGAAGAACGGGCTGAAGGCGGAGAACATGTACGCCTACTACGAAGAGATCAAGTTTAAGGACTGGACCCACAAGGAGACCGGCGCCCCCGTGCTGAAAGCGCAGCATCCGGAATTCGAATTCTGGAATCAGGGGATTCACGCCCGATCGGGCGTAGCCTGCGCCGACTGCCACATGCCGTATAAGCGCGAGGGCGGCACCAAGGTATCCGACCACTGGGTGCGCAGCCCGCTGCTGAACATCAATCGGGCCTGCCAGGGCTGCCACCATTTCCCCGAGGAGGAGATGAAGGCCCGCGTGGAGCAGATCCAGGCGCGCTTTCACGAGTCGCGCGACGTCGCGATGGACGCGTTGATGGCCCTGATCGAGGACACGAAGAAGCTCCGCGAGGCCGGCGCGACGGACGACCAACTCAAGGACGCCTGGGCCGCCCAGCGCAAGGCTCAGTTCTTTATCGACCTGGTGGAGGCCGAGAACTCCGGTGGGTTCCATGCGCCGGGCGAATCCCTGCGTGTGCTAACGCAGGCACTGGACACGATCAGAAAGGGCCAGTTGTCGCTGCGAGGCATCACCGTCGTCAAGAAAGCGGAAGCGGCCGTCCGACGCAAGGCCGGTCAAGGCGACTAG